tcccatcaTGACATGAAGACATAACAACTGTTTGAAGTCGAGGTTTTATGTTCATGCTAAACTCTAAGCAATAAGCTGAAAGTGCTACTAAATCCTAAAATGCTCCTGtgtgggttcatcactatgAAGTGACCCCTTTCTTACTACACATCATATCATTTAGTCGATTTTTAATGTAAACATATAGATTAGTGCTCCACAACTCCACGTATctttatccatccattttaaTCTATTAGTGAATAATTCTAATTAATTATGAACCTTTATtcatttgtctttattaatCTTAATTTTACATGTTTTGCAAAGACGGTCTTAAAGAGATTTGATTCAACTCTATAGTTAGCTTTGAGGCGGTCATGTCGTTGGTTTTATTATACTGAAGCTGTTTCTGGCATTCCTGCCCCCTTACATCCACTCTATAAATTGTCAGCTGTGCCTAACAATTAATAGGAGACTGTAATTACTCTGAATTATACTCAGCGTATTTAGTTTGCATGCTCAACCTggcctgttttgtttgtgactctctcactctcttttttgcCCACGTACTCTCTCGTCTTTCAAACAAACAGGTGTAGAACAAAACACTCCTGCTATTCTCTCGGCGCCCGCCTCCTTCTTTGCCTCCCAATATCTTCCCTGACCCCCTCCCCACTACCACCTCCACCCCTGCCCATGCAAATGTCAGCCTTCACATCCTCTGCTATCAAAGACCCCTCAATCGCAGCAGGATCTAGCGAAACCTGACTGCTCCTCTCACATCATGCAACATTCGCTCTCCCTGAAAATGGAGTGGTTTAGTTGAACAAACAGTTATTAAAACATGCATGTTCAGCGCAATAATGGGTGACACGATGCACAAGAACATAATgatacaacaacaaagacagtAAAGATGGTGACTACACACAAAGATCATGTTTGTGTGGTGGTATCACGGTAAGATAACGTCTTGAAAAaggtgtggagtttgcatgttctccatgtgtctgtgttggttCTCCAGATTCCTCCAACAGTTCACAGACAGCAGGTTCATTGATGACTCTGAATGACTCCCATTGGTGTGAATATAAGTGTGCATTGTCTCTATGTGTAAGCCCTGTGATGAAAAGGTTACTTGTCTAGGGTGCACCCCGCTGTTGTGGataaattgctgaagtcaaaggtcaatggtgaggtcaggaaggaagaaagtgttcaggagcctctgatgtcttatgctgtattatttattgacgcttggccaaggagaattagagacactctcaaagtacatcagaagtgcctgagtcggtctcacattctgccaaacttgtgctggtggatagactttaaacccccaacaccacaaatactatacgcccagaattagtcaaagagaatgcttttacccttggaggtgttattgtcaacacattctagtctggagacacagatatctgtttacacagattggaacgtcaacggcagctatctattatgtctaggaaggcagcaataggtctcttcgaccctgacCACcgcagtgttgagatagactggcacccagtcaaagccaaacaattaatactgaagacctcaaggcccacacgtgaccttgtgtaacctaaggatagaaaattcgATAACACCCGCCTCTCGCCCATTGTCATCTGGAATCGTTCACAGCCCtttgtgaccctgataaggataagtaGTTATGACAAACAGATGGATGACTTGTGGAAATTGTATATTGGACCGTGATTGTGAACTGTGATATTATAAAATCATTCGTAGTCATCCATCATGACCCACCAATTTAATGAAATACCACAAGTTTTTGCAAGTTCTCAAATATCAGAGTTTTTTTTACGGAAAACTGTTGTTTCAAAACAttatatgcatatttaaaagtGTAGTTATGATTATCATTTCAATATTGCTCCCGGTGTCTTGTCATCACTGTGAAGTTGCAACCAGACTTCATGAAATCACTGCACACGGTTGTTTGCTAAGAAATGGTTACACCATGTGAACCCCTCGTACAACATATGATGTAACACAACTTACCATTTTTAGATTTCTAATAAAAGGTTAATTACTAAGCTGCTGTCTCCTGTTTCCCACCTTTAttctaagctaagctaatgatGTCCTGAGTCTAGCTCATATCACGTGACAGTGGTACCAATTTTCTTATatgacaagaaagcaaatagaCATGTTTTCTCATCTATCTTAGAAAGTCTCCAAAGATGGCCAAGATGGTAGCCTTTCTgagcattttctttctctcataaAAGGTTTTCTGTGCACGTGTGATTAAAAATCATGCGTGTCTGCTGACTGCAGGGTGGCAGCCTCCTGTCAGTGGGATGTGGAATACAGAGGAGATCTTTAGCCCTCGTGGCATTGCGGCCCTTTGGAGCTCACTGTAGTTAATTAGTGGCATGGCCTCTGGACTTTTATCTGTTCTGTgtatgagagagggagagagggatggtaCTGATGCTGCAGTGGGGAGCTGctgtgacctgtgtgtgtgtgtgtgtgtgtgtgtgtgtgtgtgtgtgaagtgaatcTGTAAGCGCGTACTGAGCTGATTGCATGTTTGCGTGCTGTGCattgaatatttgtgtgtgtgctggatgcagtatgtatgtgtatgtgtgtgtgtgtgtgtgtgtgcgtgtgtgtgtgtgtgagagagaaagcgagaacTACTGAGGGCTCATCAGGGTCTTTGAGAGATGATGAGGGGCTGGCTGAGTGAAACTTGAAAGGATGGAAGAAGAAGGGAGTGAGCGAGTCGAACAGGGCATTAGAGCTCGATTCAGTCCAGGATCGCAAAGAAAAGAACGAGAGGCAGATGATGAAGAGGTCACTGTTCAAAACAAGAGCTCTGTAATTACCAACACGTCTCCCCTTCATTCTGGTCTGTGGGTAGAAATTAGTCTCTTTTCATGGAGGGATTTCACCCTGCAGAACTGCACTGGAGCGAAAACGGTGCTACTAGAAAGACGCCCTCGTTGTTTGATTCCAATCCTGACATTTACCTCTCATGCTTTGAATCACGGACacctttttctgctgtttttgctgACTTAACTTTGAGGAAATAAGTAAAGATGACAACCTGGTTAagagttaaaagaaaacaagaaaataaaagaagatacTTAACAAAATACCTCCAGTATGCTTAGTATTTCACATCAGATCACCAGTGGACCAGAGAAATCCTATATTTATTGTACACATTCTTCCTCCTTTCCACCAACAGTTCCTCGATGATTGTACACATTCTTCCTCCTTTCCACCAACAGTTCCTCGATGGCTGTGAAGCGAAGCCAACACcgaagtgccaaaactgcagttccccgAACTGCCACTTGAGCCaggctacagaatgagtcaatctccataagtccccatgttaaaatatccaacttcaacagcagaaataaacatgaggCTGGATTTTAAATAACTGAtccattaaaattatattatagcTTAAAGTGATGTGTAATTAACAGTGTGCTCGCTTTAATTGAGTGGttggtgctgttacagatggcttgtttgagcagccaggcgtCTTTAAAGCTGCTTCAGATCCACccatgatccacgtctttgcccatttttagattaactgagaggcagcagaggcaggactgccaacatggtggcggccAGAGTCAAtacattctgagcttcaaaacagctctccagaaacgtgttgttgttgtcatacTTTCTATTTGTGtaagttattatattaaaaaaaaaaagatagagagaaaggTATTTGTCTTATAGAGAGGGCATTCTAGTGTACAAACTCTTCACTTATTGACTCTTATACAATCTATTTAGCAGCTCCTTGCTCAGCAATAGATGGTGGCTGTTTTCTTTGCAGTATATGAAGTCTTGctttatataaaatgaaaaaaatatataatgtatatacaaaaaataataataaatcttcTTACCCTAAAGATGTTCTTTCAACATGACCTGATACTTTGTGAATACAGCTCGGCAAAGTGTCTCTTTTATTCTCTGAGTCAGAGCAAATGTGTGAAAATCTCACCAAAAAGCGGCAAACAATAATCTGTAGATGTGTTGAGCTGACAAGtgcaggtgtaaaaaaaaacaaaacaaacgaccaaataatgcagcacaacagcaaagAGTAAGGACGCTGTATATTGTAGGTGTCTAACAGTCAGCCACAAGATATTATTCTCTCCTTTTATACATAACAGAAGTATCTGAGCTGTATTATAACAGTATGGCTGCTGTATTTGGAGTTTTAGTTTACTTTAAGGCAGTCTGTAATTTTccttgaatgtgtttttgtctgcagttCTACACTTCGCTACACATCTCAATCACATCCATAAAGTACTAAAGTGTTCGTGTGAATgagctttcaaaataaaatgtctcaatTCAATTAAAGCTTTCTGGTGCTTCAGTACAAATTAGAGTTTTTTAAGCTTCTACGTTTTACTCCACCACATTCATTCGATTGCTGTAGTTACCTTACAAATTAATTACATACAAATGAAAGGTTATAAAATATGGTGTTTTGTTATAGTTAAAGCTATTCTACGCTCATGGGGGacattatctttattattttttcataattgatttattttcctgaTTATTGCTGCATATCTtaacttatatttattttcaatgtaGGACTTTCACTTGTAacatattttcacagtgtggtattaTACTTTCAGAAATCAAACTTCAGACTGTGTGTCCCAGACATTCAAACATGAAGCTGGAAAGTCTTATTTTGGATAGAAACTGCAGAAAAAATTGTGTGTGAAATTGCAGGTTGAACCTTTGTAATTTCTAACCCTAATTAACTTGAAACAGCTGGCACATAATCTCTGTTAAAGTTCACTGTCAGTCATCTCTCCTGTGTTTAGTTTATTTCTCCCACTTGTTGTCCAGATagttcaaacagctgatttcttTACAATGGCTCCCTCTTGTGGTCTTTCTATTTATCACCAGCCCTTTCTTAAACCAAAAAGTAACAGAGgataactaataataaatactaaagtaattaatcatttaattaagCGCGAGTATTGCTCAGATGTTGCGTTTTGTAAAAAGTCTTCAGTCCCATGTGGGgcactttgtgtttctgttgtgaccattaaaaaaaaaaaaaaaaaaaaaaaaaaaacagacatccTTTGAGTTTTTatagtatgtttattttttttacttttttctttaaaaaatgacaaggtCCAAGTGTTTTGGAAGCCCCGCCCTCACCCTATGTTCCCCAGCCGGCTAGCTCGACTCTAAAGCAACCAGCAAAGAAAAATAGTCATATGGACAATTGATAATATACACCCCATATACAGCAATACATAGTGGTCTACCATAATGTTACCAATAATACGCAACCTCCAATGAGGCTTCAATTCAAACTGTTGCCACCGATATGGTTCATTCCAATAGCAACTGTCAACCAATGACGGTTGTGTTTTGACTAGCGCCGGTGGGTCTCAGGTTGCCACGGTGAGGCGACAAGGTCACCAACAGCTGCCTTTCCTTTTCACGCCACCGACGGCTCAGCTGATCGACGTGACGCACGGCGGCTTTCACCCAGCCTCGCCACGCGGCGCTAAGATTCAGCTGTTGACCCCACCTTTAAACCAATCAGATTCAGCATAAGTGCAAAGTTTAGGAgggactgacacacacacacgcacacacacacacacacacacacgcacacacactctgctatCTCAGGGAGCCTGTGTAAACGTCACTGACGatccctgctctgctctgatctgTTTCCAAGGGTTGAAATGCTGAATTACAGTGACCTAAAGCTGCTGGTTCACTTTAACCTGGATATAATGCAGGTCAGGACACAGGAAATAGTCTGTTGTGTGGAGCCGCATAGAAATAAATCAATAGTTCAAGTCCTCTCTATAAATTTCATCTCTAggttttttctctttgtaacaGCCAGTGAAAGACAGGGCaaactgtgtaaatgtgtgtgtgtctgatgtgcCAGTGACCCCCGCAGTGGTAGAGACAGCATAGAAAAGGTTTCTGTATGTGCATGAAATAAAGACGGAGCCTGTACACAGTGTGAGCCAGCgcgtgtccatgtgtgtgtgtgtgtgtgtgcggggctACAGGCACGACTCCCAGTGCAGCTGCAGGTCCGTGCTGTCCAGAAAATCGGTGGAGAAGACGCTCGGCGGTGTGTGCGGTGCCAGCGGGGCGAGGCTCGTACCCCCGTCGCCAGCTCCCCCgccacctcctctccctcctccgcCGCTCCCTCCGCTGGCGCTCCCCACCATGGAGATATCCAGCCAGTCCATGCTGTCCAGTGTGGGGTCGCCGAAGTCCAGCCCTGTTGAGTGCGGGGAGAAGCCCAGGTCGGACGTGTCCATTGGGGAGGGAGGGTGGTCCAGGATGCTGGGCGTGCTCAGCATTTGGCTGTGAAGGTCGTCGATCAGCGTCAGGCCGCCGTCGGGCTCCACGCCCAGCAGTGGGGCACCCGTGGTGCTCTCCAGGAAGTCTTCAAGGCGTCCGCTGCCTGTGCAGGGCTCTCCCGCAGAAGGCTGAGGGGAGACGAGGGGCTCCGTAGGGGTGGGaggggagaggtggaggggcGATGGGGGAGAAGACGGGGACGGTGGGTTAGAGTGGAGAGGGGCGAGGGAAGGGTCTGGGTTGGCCTTGAAGCCGGGGATTtctgaaggaggaaagagagatcATCAGTACAGGAGACGACAGACTGATGACGTCTCTTTCGTTCGTGTCagtaacagtttgtttttttacctccgCTCTTGAGCAGGATGTCAAACAGGTCGTCCATCTGCTGACTGTTCATGCCGTTCTCCTGCTGACAGAGAAAATTAGGTTATCAAACAGCTCCACTGACTCTACGACAGACAAACCTGCACTGAAACACAGACTGCAACTGAAAACAGCCACAAGCAGCAGTTTCACCTCTTTCTACAGCGGCGTTTTCCAAACTTTTACAAACCCCAAAAGCATTTTGTAACACTTCTGAGTCCATAATATCCTTATTCTTTCACAAACTTAACCACATTTATTGTGTGGTGGACTCGTGagtgtgtgaaaacactgtTCCTGAACGCATCCTgtgcagacatactgtagacAGAGCGtcgaagctgctgctgctcgtgctACATCTCATGTGTAAACGAGGTGTTAGTCACTTTCAGCATGCGTGTTAGCCAAAGAGGTGTGTttggtgtgaaaatgtttgaGTATACAAATGTAGTAAACATAAATAGTgacttgttttttcattttaaatgtggtGAAATACAGTTAGTGTGCAGCATCCTGTGCCTGTCCACAGCAGACACAACTAATCCAAAAGattaaacaaactgtttttagttttgcaaTCTGACATATCCTGTATGTAAATGAACAGGTTTTGGTGTTAGTCGCTTTGAATCTACAGCACGGGAAAGTAGAAATGCTTTATGAAGTCTTTGCAGAGTGTTGTGGTTTGTGATTCTCACTTTCACTTGACTGGAAACACTTGACTGACCTCAGATCACCTTACACTTATGGATATCTTACATCTAAGTTTACAAGCGCTCTCTGGGGACCGCACAAGTAATGCTTACAGTAAGCAGAAGTCAAAGTAGagaagacagactgagagaagtgccaaacaccaaaaatacacaacatgaaAATTAGAAAGCAATAATTCCTGAAATACCCAGAACATTAGAGGAtttctctgcagacacaaaTGGAAAACAGATTCTCAGTCAAGCACAATCACATAGTAAACCCAACCACTGCCACCGCTCTGCCCGAAGTTTTCCAGCTGCTTTCTAACCTCAGTAACATGAGCGCTAGGCTCGGCGTGAGAAATAAAGACGGAAAAtgtcagagcagacagagacagaacaacacTACAGgagagatggaaaagaaaagaagtgctCGGAGGACATACTTTGGAGCGCTGAGCAGAAAGGGAGGTGTTGGGTTtgggagagggaggggtgaACAGTGTGTGCCGGTCGTAAGGCGGacacacctcctctctctgacCGGATGGAGTGATGGaatgaaaggaaaagaggagaaacaaggagagaaaaaatagtTAATGAAGTTTACAACATGTCGCGAAGCCTGAGCAGTCCAGATGACACAATGaagggagcagaggagaaggaggagaaggaagaggaggaggcggaggagatgGAGGTGTTACCTTAAGAGACGAGAAGTTGCTTTGGCTTTCGCTGTCTGACATGTCGTCAAAGAAAGGCTGCAGATTGGGCGGAGCAGTGACTGACTGGCTTGGTTGTGGCACACCATTGGTGTCCAGATGCAGCGCCGCCTTCTGTCCCTGAGTGAAGAGATTGAAGATTATTTAGATGATCAATACTTAGCTTTGATTGGCTGGTTAAGTCTGAATAATATATGTTTCACTTCAGTCGACAGTCTGATTATAAACTGTGTAAGTGGCGACACCTTGTGGCAGAAAGATGTTACTGCTTGAAAGATCCTGCTGAACATACTTGGTAAGTAGACAAGTAAAAAGTTGTCTAACTTGTGATAATATCCTTTATACATGTGCCATTAGCTCATGCTATATACCTACtatacaaacattaaataaataataaacacacaaaaaaaacctttttgattGGTTGGCTCACAGGCTCTGCCTCTGGCTGCTCTTTTGATTGGCTGTCCGTGCTGGGGAGTTTACTTGGAGTCGACTGCAATCTCTAAAAGAGGACATCGGACACAGGTTAATATTTCATCAagcatcatttttattaaccCAGCGCAGCCCAGCAGAGAATACCAGTTCTGCCGTACCTGCAGCGTGATGCGTCCGTTGGTTTTGGCTACTGAGGAGACTCCGTTCTGTCCGTCTGTGGTGTTACTGGTGAGAGCGATCAGGTAGTGGTTGCCGTTGCTGTCGGTGACCAGTGTCGGTGTGCCATTTGCCTTGAGGAGGTCTAATGAAATGGCCTGAGTGTGGATCTGAGTGCCGTTCTGTTGATTGATAAAGACCGGAGCCACCTGGAAAACAACGTGTTTCAGTGACATTAAGATGTGAtgaagtgaaacagtgaaagcTGCTGCCTTCACAAGGTTCAACACTTCAATGTTTCATTATGCGGAGCTGGCGGGACGTTACCTGTTGTGTGGTGACAGCTGCCGTCTGCTGTCTTTGTTGCTGCCTCTGGTGAGCCTTTAGTTGCTTCCTCTGCTGGGTTTGGTTCACTGCAGTCTTCTGGATCTGCACCTGAACCTGCTTCAACTGAACTGGATTCTTCTGCTGGCTCTGCTGAACTTGTACTTGAGTTTGTTTGAGCTGGTTCTGCTGCACCAGCTTCTGCTGACTGAGTCTCTGTTGGGCGAGCTTCTGTTGTGCTAACTTCTGCTGCGCCTGGAGCTGCTTCTGTTGGGTCTGCTGGATGATAAGCTGCTgcagttgctgctgctggtggagcAGGATCTGggcttctttcttctgctgttgTAGTTTTTGAGGGGTCAACTTAACCTCTGCCACTTTAGGAATTTGCACCTGACTctgctgtggtgtttgtttctgctgttcgGCTTGCTGAACCTGCAGCCGGTGAATCTGCTGCAGCCTGAGCAGAGTCTCCTGAGAGCACTGCATTGGCTGGGCCGGTTTCTTTGCTTGAGCCTCCTCTGTTACTCCTTCCATCCCCTCCTCTGGCTCCACCTCCTTCTTCACCTTCACTACAATGCCGTTAGGGAGAATGGGAGGCTGAATGGCGGAGGCTTTTATCAGGGTTTGAAGTTTAAACTCTGGAGAGGTTTTGCTCTTGTCACTTCCTTCTTTCTCCAACACTAGTCCACCTGCCATCTTGCCCTGCTCCAACTGGGACCTGAGGGTCTCCACCAGCCTCTGCTTCTGCCTCAGCATCCTTGTCAACTCCTCAATCTGTTTGTCCTTCTCCTGGAGCATCTGGTCCTTGTCCATGGTGTCCATGGCTGCTCCAGGCAGGGGCTCTTGAGGCTGACATGAGGCTGGTGAAGGCCTGGAAAGGCTGCATGAGCTCTGGATCTCCTCTTTGACTTTGGATAGAGACTGTGAGAGCGAGGGGACATTTGATGGGTGCTGAGGAGATGGGTGCAGGGTGAGCTGGGTCAGAGGGGAGCTTACCTGAAGGATAAAACAAGGAGTGAATGTTAGGAAAAGGCTCAAAGGAAGACGTTTAATCATTTGTCAGAGCTTCACATGTAGATCTCACCATCTCTCCGAACATGTCTCCATTACAGCTGGTCTCGTCTGGACTCATACCGGCCAGCGACCTCTCAGACGGAGTAGGGGACACTGGAGGGCTGGAGCTGGTGCTGCCGAATCGCATGACACGCCCTGGAACCACCTGAGCCAATGATGACAAAGCTAACTTAAACCCACCCTCCCCCGATTGGTGGTCTGATGTGGTCGCTGTGGTCGGAGAGGATGTATTAGCAGCTGAGGTCGCGCCCTGCTGGCTTGCCTGCGGGATGCCATTTTTCAAACCCGCTGTGGTGGTGACATTTTGCTCTTGGTAGTTGCGGAGCCTCTCAATAAGATCATTCTTGGTGCCTGAGACGGTCAGACCACGCAATTTCAGTTCCTGTTTCAGCTCAGCGACCTGGAGGATGAGAAACCAGACCGGTGCTTAGACTTAGCGGCCACCGACTCAGAGTGAAAGACAGGAGAATAACAGATATGTAGAAACAGATGTGTCGAGTTTAGCGGAACATCAATGACTTCAGTGGTTTCCAACCTGAGGCCGGGGGCACCCCAAAAGGTCTCAACATGAATCGATAAAAGTATTAGATGTATAAATTAAGGAAGTATAGATTACAAAACAGTATGAGTGTTCTCAAAATACTTCTTTAGTCACAGCTGTAAGTTGGGAACCAGCgatttatttgaacttttggGGGGTGTATGCAAGTATACACAGGATTTCTGTTCACCTGTTAATAAACTTTGACCTTATGCGGCAAAAAATGCAAATCACTTTTATAGCCAGGATTAGTCAGAATGAAAATTTTATCGCTCACTTCCTGATTTCCTTCAATAAACGACACATTAGACATGTACTacaaaggttaaaaaacagacattgtTTAAACTGTTCTTAGCAGGTTTAACCTACTTTGAACTCATCCAGGTTGGCCGGCAGAGTGCTTGGTTTGGCTCCTCCCATTGCAGTTTGGCTCTGACGGGCAGTCCCGCTCTGATTGGACGGGGCTGGGGTGGTTGTTGCAGGAAGACTACGGGAGGGGGAAGGCCCAGAGTTGGTTGTGGGAGGCTGGTCACTTGGTGGCCTGAAGGTGGTGGAAAAACAGTAAAGTATGAATATCGCTTGTCAGATTTTGACAATG
The nucleotide sequence above comes from Larimichthys crocea isolate SSNF chromosome XVI, L_crocea_2.0, whole genome shotgun sequence. Encoded proteins:
- the mrtfab gene encoding myocardin related transcription factor Ab isoform X3 yields the protein MEVSGTSGLAPSPQSEAVTSELQELSLQPAPDPMPLQERKNVLQLKLQQRRTREELVSQGIMPPLKSPAAFHEQRRSLERARTEDYLKRKIRSRPERSELVRMHILEVSNAETSAEPSLQAKQLQLKRARLADDLNDKISHRPGPIELVHKNILSVSCPVHSPLDSPKGAGGESSSLDEDSSDALSPDQLTNHDSPLSAVPQLSPSDALTQNGDMSPPQFITQSPPPPPPPPPPQVNGSDSSPFSKVTNGMTVTSANSRASTGQVKHSQAKTSSDRPPQRSKKPKDSKPKVKKLKYHQYIPPDQKADKERPPQMDSSYAKLLHQQQLFLQLQILNQQQQHYNYHTILPAPPKPPSDQPPTTNSGPSPSRSLPATTTPAPSNQSGTARQSQTAMGGAKPSTLPANLDEFKVAELKQELKLRGLTVSGTKNDLIERLRNYQEQNVTTTAGLKNGIPQASQQGATSAANTSSPTTATTSDHQSGEGGFKLALSSLAQVVPGRVMRFGSTSSSPPVSPTPSERSLAGMSPDETSCNGDMFGEMVSSPLTQLTLHPSPQHPSNVPSLSQSLSKVKEEIQSSCSLSRPSPASCQPQEPLPGAAMDTMDKDQMLQEKDKQIEELTRMLRQKQRLVETLRSQLEQGKMAGGLVLEKEGSDKSKTSPEFKLQTLIKASAIQPPILPNGIVVKVKKEVEPEEGMEGVTEEAQAKKPAQPMQCSQETLLRLQQIHRLQVQQAEQQKQTPQQSQVQIPKVAEVKLTPQKLQQQKKEAQILLHQQQQLQQLIIQQTQQKQLQAQQKLAQQKLAQQRLSQQKLVQQNQLKQTQVQVQQSQQKNPVQLKQVQVQIQKTAVNQTQQRKQLKAHQRQQQRQQTAAVTTQQVAPVFINQQNGTQIHTQAISLDLLKANGTPTLVTDSNGNHYLIALTSNTTDGQNGVSSVAKTNGRITLQRLQSTPSKLPSTDSQSKEQPEAEPVSQPIKKGQKAALHLDTNGVPQPSQSVTAPPNLQPFFDDMSDSESQSNFSSLKREEVCPPYDRHTLFTPPSPKPNTSLSAQRSKQENGMNSQQMDDLFDILLKSGEIPGFKANPDPSLAPLHSNPPSPSSPPSPLHLSPPTPTEPLVSPQPSAGEPCTGSGRLEDFLESTTGAPLLGVEPDGGLTLIDDLHSQMLSTPSILDHPPSPMDTSDLGFSPHSTGLDFGDPTLDSMDWLDISMVGSASGGSGGGGRGGGGGAGDGGTSLAPLAPHTPPSVFSTDFLDSTDLQLHWESCL
- the mrtfab gene encoding myocardin related transcription factor Ab isoform X1, whose translation is MPPLKSPAAFHEQRRSLERARTEDYLKRKIRSRPERSELVRMHILEVSNAETSAEPSLQAKQLQLKRARLADDLNDKISHRPGPIELVHKNILSVSCPVHSPLDSPKGAGGESSSLDEDSSDALSPDQLTNHDSPLSAVPQLSPSDALTQNGDMSPPQFITQSPPPPPPPPPPQVNGSDSSPFSKVTNGMTVTSANSRASTGQVKHSQAKTSSDRPPQRSKKPKDSKPKVKKLKYHQYIPPDQKADKERPPQMDSSYAKLLHQQQLFLQLQILNQQQQHYNYHTILPAPPKPPSDQPPTTNSGPSPSRSLPATTTPAPSNQSGTARQSQTAMGGAKPSTLPANLDEFKVAELKQELKLRGLTVSGTKNDLIERLRNYQEQNVTTTAGLKNGIPQASQQGATSAANTSSPTTATTSDHQSGEGGFKLALSSLAQVVPGRVMRFGSTSSSPPVSPTPSERSLAGMSPDETSCNGDMFGEMVSSPLTQLTLHPSPQHPSNVPSLSQSLSKVKEEIQSSCSLSRPSPASCQPQEPLPGAAMDTMDKDQMLQEKDKQIEELTRMLRQKQRLVETLRSQLEQGKMAGGLVLEKEGSDKSKTSPEFKLQTLIKASAIQPPILPNGIVVKVKKEVEPEEGMEGVTEEAQAKKPAQPMQCSQETLLRLQQIHRLQVQQAEQQKQTPQQSQVQIPKVAEVKLTPQKLQQQKKEAQILLHQQQQLQQLIIQQTQQKQLQAQQKLAQQKLAQQRLSQQKLVQQNQLKQTQVQVQQSQQKNPVQLKQVQVQIQKTAVNQTQQRKQLKAHQRQQQRQQTAAVTTQQVAPVFINQQNGTQIHTQAISLDLLKANGTPTLVTDSNGNHYLIALTSNTTDGQNGVSSVAKTNGRITLQRLQSTPSKLPSTDSQSKEQPEAEPVSQPIKKGQKAALHLDTNGVPQPSQSVTAPPNLQPFFDDMSDSESQSNFSSLKREEVCPPYDRHTLFTPPSPKPNTSLSAQRSKENGMNSQQMDDLFDILLKSGEIPGFKANPDPSLAPLHSNPPSPSSPPSPLHLSPPTPTEPLVSPQPSAGEPCTGSGRLEDFLESTTGAPLLGVEPDGGLTLIDDLHSQMLSTPSILDHPPSPMDTSDLGFSPHSTGLDFGDPTLDSMDWLDISMVGSASGGSGGGGRGGGGGAGDGGTSLAPLAPHTPPSVFSTDFLDSTDLQLHWESCL
- the mrtfab gene encoding myocardin related transcription factor Ab isoform X8 produces the protein MPPLKSPAAFHEQRRSLERARTEDYLKRKIRSRPERSELVRMHILEVSNAETSAEPSLQAKQLQLKRARLADDLNDKISHRPGPIELVHKNILSVSCPVHSPLDSPKGAGGESSSLDEDSSDALSPDQLTNHDSPLSAVPQLSPSDALTQNGDMSPPQFITQSPPPPPPPPPPQVNGSDSSPFSKVTNGMTVTSANSRASTGQVKHSQAKTSSDRPPQRSKKPKDSKPKVKKLKYHQYIPPDQKADKERPPQMDSSYAKLLHQQQLFLQLQILNQQQQHYNYHTILPAPPKPPSDQPPTTNSGPSPSRSLPATTTPAPSNQSGTARQSQTAMGGAKPSTLPANLDEFKVAELKQELKLRGLTVSGTKNDLIERLRNYQEQNVTTTAGLKNGIPQASQQGATSAANTSSPTTATTSDHQSGEGGFKLALSSLAQVVPGRVMRFGSTSSSPPVSPTPSERSLAGMSPDETSCNGDMFGEMVSSPLTQLTLHPSPQHPSNVPSLSQSLSKVKEEIQSSCSLSRPSPASCQPQEPLPGAAMDTMDKDQMLQEKDKQIEELTRMLRQKQRLVETLRSQLEQGKMAGGLVLEKEGSDKSKTSPEFKLQTLIKASAIQPPILPNGIVVKVKKEVEPEEGMEGVTEEAQAKKPAQPMQCSQETLLRLQQIHRLQVQQAEQQKQTPQQSQVQIPKVAEVKLTPQKLQQQKKEAQILLHQQQQLQQLIIQQTQQKQLQAQQKLAQQKLAQQRLSQQKLVQQNQLKQTQVQVQQSQQKNPVQLKQVQVQIQKTAVNQTQQRKQLKAHQRQQQRQQTAAVTTQQVAPVFINQQNGTQIHTQAISLDLLKANGTPTLVTDSNGNHYLIALTSNTTDGQNGVSSVAKTNGRITLQRLQSTPSKLPSTDSQSKEQPEAEPVSQPIKKGQKAALHLDTNGVPQPSQSVTAPPNLQPFFDDMSDSESQSNFSSLKREEVCPPYDRHTLFTPPSPKPNTSLSAQRSKQENGMNSQQMDDLFDILLKSGEIPGFKANPDPSLAPLHSNPPSPSSPPSPLHLSPPTPTEPLVSPQPSAGEPCTGSGRLEDFLESTTGAPLLGVEPDGGLTLIDDLHSQMLSTPSILDHPPSPMDTSDLGFSPHSTGLDFGDPTLDSMDWLDISMVGSASGGSGGGGRGGGGGAGDGGTSLAPLAPHTPPSVFSTDFLDSTDLQLHWESCL